Within the Miscanthus floridulus cultivar M001 chromosome 2, ASM1932011v1, whole genome shotgun sequence genome, the region GGCCGACGATGAAGGCGCAGCACGGCAACGGGCGCGGGAGCAGGAGCCCCTTCCTGACGTCCTACGCGCTCACGCTCGCCTTCATCACCTTCGTGTCCGTGCTCTACTTCAAGGACTTCTCCTCCACGCTGCACCGCCCCTTCCTCAACCGCCCGCCGCCGCACCCACACCGCCGCCCGCTCCGCCCCCGCCACCACGCCTCCGACTCAGACGTAGCAAGCCAGGCCGGGCGCCGCGCAGCGGCGGAGCAGCTGCCGTTCGCGGTGGGCGCGGCGCCGGCGGGGTGCGACGTCGCGCAAGGGGAGTGGGTGTACGACGAGGCGGCGCGGCCGTGGTACCAGGAGGAGGAGTGCCCCTACATCCAGCCGCAGCTCACGTGCCAGGCCCACGGACGCCCCGACCGGGCGTACCAGCACTGGCGGTGGCAGCCGCGCGGCTGCTCGCTGCCCAGGTACGCTTTCCCCTGagcccccctcccctccctcgccGTGATTCCGTCTGAACAAGTGGCGGTAATTCTGATCCGGCGGACCGGTGCTGAATTAGCGTTAGGCTCTTGATCCAGACCGGGTCGAGCGCTCTCGTTTCAAATTTCTTCCCTttgattgatgatgatgatgctagttcTTCCTCAAAAGGATCATCGTTATTCTAATCTAATCTAAAAAAAGAATGGCAAAAAAGAGTCGACCACGACATGGGATCGAGACGCGTGCGAACGGAGCCGACGGAAAACGGCGAGGCTGCCGGGCGAGCAAGATTGCAGGCTGTCACGTGGGAGCACGAGGTTCGAGCAAGAAAACCACAGTGGGACCGGCTGGACGGCCGGCCGATTAGCCGAACGGTGTGGTCCGTCTGGCACGGTGGGGCCGTGCCCGTGCGGACAGGCGTACAGCCGAGCCGTGGACGGACACGGAGCCTCCAATTGCACGGGCTTGGTTTCACGCTCCTTTCTCGTGGATCCGGTCTTAAAGATTGTGCGCCAGTACTGGTGCCAGTTTTGGTGCTTTCTTGAATTCCTGTGCGGTTTGGTGCTTTGTTTCTATCGGACCTCATTTTCTCAGCTTTCAAAACTCTTATTATGTTATTGATTGATTGATGTGACCCTTGAGGATCCCGGGGTTGGTACAGTATGTGCCATGGAATTTAGGGAGCTGTCTTTAGCTTTATATGGAGACATTTTGTTCATAATATAGTCGGCATAATTGATACTTCTACATATCTAGTATTACATAAGTCTACTTGGATTACAATACTAGGTCTAAAATCTATTACATTTGTAGGTGATGCATGTTGTTTTGTTTATGAAGGTATTTTTAACTGAGATATCTATACTTCTAAGTACTAACAGAGGTATTTTTAGATGCGAAGATATAGGTCacatttatgttttttttttttttgacttagATGCAGATAGAGGTCACTGTTGCCAGTGATTATTGAATAGGATTCACGAGTAAATGTTTGTAGAACAATTTAAGGCATTCTTTTGTCATAGACTCATAGTGGTATTTTCTTTTTGGAACTGTGCGTAGCAATGTCTTATATCAGTGCTGCAATGGGCTACAGTCTTCCTTCTTAACTGTCCTTTGGAgtttttgtagtaattactcacCTTTGTGATGGACAGTATCTTACTGGAAAATGTCTTCTGTTGCAGCTTCAATGCAACTCTAATGCTAGAGATGTTGCGGGGTAAGCGAATGCTGTTTGTTGGAGATTCTCTGAACCGCGGGCAATATGTATCATTGGTTTGCCTCCTCCATCGGATCATCCCTGAGAGCTCCAAGTCAATGGAGACATTTGATTCCCTCACAGTTTTCAAAGCAAAGGTATTCCCTTTGTATCTTTTAGTGTGACGAATGAAAAGCTTAGAAACAGAGTGAAGCATTGGCACATTGCTCTGAATGTGGTGCATCATTTTTATTTTGCTGTTCATCGGACCAACTGTGATCACCAAAGATATCTTTGCTAAACTTTCTACCCAGGCATTTTTgcattctttctccctttttttcTTGTACAGTGACTTTTTAGTCTTGatatgcatcaatgcatatccAGTAGTATCTTCCCTTGCAATTTTTGCCTCAGAAAAAAGACACCTAGAGGCTAGAGCTGTTAAGAGGGATAGAACAAACTCCGGTTCATAATTGTTTTATATATGTACTGGTAAAAGAAAAAAAGTTTTTTGATTCGCACCTTTGCCTTTATCTGTTCTTTTGTAGCTTCTGAGGTACATCCTAGTTTCATCCATGCTGAAAAACTTAACGTTTGATGTTTGCTAGGACTATAATGCCACAATTGAGTTCTACTGGGCGCCCTTTCTGGCTGAGTCAAATTCTGATGATGCTGTTGTGCACCGTATTGCGGATCGAATTGTAAGGGGAACATCCATTGAGAAGCATGCCAAATTTTGGAAGGGGGCTGACATCTTAGTATTCAATACCTACCTTTGGTGGATGACCggacaaaagatgaaaattttgtAAGTGTCCTCCTTTACTATGCCAAGTTCTTTCACCGTCTTCTTCAAAGTGAAATTTCCTCAGTTGAAAAATAGGCCGTGGAATTGACAGTTTGAAAACATAATGTCTATTTTCTGTAGTTGGCATGAAGTCCCATATTTCTTATCCTTAAAGCACCTTTTGATTTCAGGCAAAACTCTTTTGAAGATAAAAACAAGGATATCATAGAAATGGAAACGGAGGATGCCTATGGAATGGTACTGAATGCTGTGCTGAAATGGGTTGAGAGCAACATGAACCCCAAAACATCAAGAGTATTTTTTGTCACTATGTCACCCACTCATACAAGGTAAGCCCGCCAGCCTGAATGCAGTAACCTCTTTCTATGGTTCTAGTTTCAGAAGAACCGCACATATATGGCATGGCTACTATTAATACAGGTTTGTTCTTTTGTTAATATAGGAGCAAAGATTGGGGTGATGATACTGACGGGAACTGCTACAACCAGACAACTCCTATCAAGGATTTGTCTTACTGGGGACCAGGCACAAGCAAGGGCCTGATGCGAGTCATTGGGGAAGTGTTCGGCGCGTCCAAGATCCCCGTGGGGGTTGTGAACATCACCCAGCTCTCTGAATACAGGAAGGACGCGCACACTCAGATCTACAAGAAGCAGTGGAACCCGCTAACCACGGAGCAGATCGTGGACCCTAAGAGCTACGCGGACTGCACGCATTGGTGCCTTCCAGGGCTCCAGGACACATGGAACGAGCTGCTCTACTCCAAGCTCTTTTTCCCCTGAGCTAAGGTTGGGGCATATGCAGATTGATCGCCCAGTCCCATATCCCCTTTTAACAGAGTGCAAGTTACACGGTGAAGTTGGGACTGGGAGCATAGCATATTAGCAGATCATCTGGGAGGCTCTCTGGTATTGGTACGCTGGAGAATAGTTAGCTTGACAAATCATATAGGTCCGACATTCTGAAGAAGGCACACGGTACACGGGAGATGGAAGCTCTGCTGTTGGAGTTGAATATATATGAGGCCGGCTGTTGGCAAAGCTTCCACGTGGCATGATATTGTTGATGTACGATTCATTTATTGAACTTGAACATGAGTGTTGGAATTGCACCAGGTGATCTTTATATATGCCTGATGTCTGTGCAAGTTATTTCCCACAACGACCTCTGTTTCATGATGTCTAGTACTCCGTAGTATATACTGTAATTCTCTGAATCCTTTCTCCGTTTTCCTCCCTTTGCTGTGCCTACTCTAGCGTCAGATTTGTCTGATAGGCTGAATGTTGGAGAGCTGGCCAGCCCAAAGTAATGGGCCTCGCGGAGTGGGCTGGAAGACAAAACAATGGGTGTTGCTTTTATGCTGCCGTCATGCATCGGGCAAGGCCCAGCATAGTCCATGTGACAAAGAGCATAGGAAATTAGGAACCTTAGCCTCACCAGTCACCTCTCACCTGCATCTCTTCTCTCTGCTTTGTTCCTAGCTCTCTTGTTCTGTTACCGTCATTAGCCAGCGCCCAGCAGATAGTAGTAACATTTCGCTGATCATGAATGatatggccccgttcgtttcgaGAGAAACACTGTttattcgctgaaaagtactataAAAAACCAGGCGATCACCTGGGACGTTGACGCTGGCAGCTGGTCACTGGCCAGTCATCTCTTACTTTCGAATCTAGAGTTCAAGCTCCAGCATATTATTGGGCCACGTCACCCTATTTTCACCACCGTTAGATCCCAAGCAGAATTCCCATCCGGCCGTTGGTCAGGCCTCGATTGCTACGTCGTGACGTTTCGAGAGGGCTCGTCGTTCAGCCCTTGCAACTTTTCTTTCCTGCCGCAGCCGCGTCCCTCGCGAGCTCCGGCCGACCCAGGCCATCGACAGCGAGCACAACTCCACAAGATGCGACTCCAACGTCACTGCCTCTCTCCATCTCACGTGCATCGATGTCGCCACCCCTCCTTGTGGGGCTCTGGCTCGCCGTCCTCCTCCTTGTGGGGCTCTGGTTCGCCGTCTTCGCCTTGCTACGGGCGCAGAGATAGGTTGAGCAAAATGTGAAGACTGAGGAGGTGTCAACAAGGAGTGAGAAATTGGGGGTACCAGGTCGCTGGCTGCTGCTGTAGTATGCACGAGCGCTAGCCACGACCGTGGAGGCTAGCGTATCCCTGCGGTGAGCCGGTGATGGGGCGGCGGTGGTGCAGAGTCGA harbors:
- the LOC136537741 gene encoding probable xylan O-acetyltransferase 10 codes for the protein MRPTMKAQHGNGRGSRSPFLTSYALTLAFITFVSVLYFKDFSSTLHRPFLNRPPPHPHRRPLRPRHHASDSDVASQAGRRAAAEQLPFAVGAAPAGCDVAQGEWVYDEAARPWYQEEECPYIQPQLTCQAHGRPDRAYQHWRWQPRGCSLPSFNATLMLEMLRGKRMLFVGDSLNRGQYVSLVCLLHRIIPESSKSMETFDSLTVFKAKDYNATIEFYWAPFLAESNSDDAVVHRIADRIVRGTSIEKHAKFWKGADILVFNTYLWWMTGQKMKILQNSFEDKNKDIIEMETEDAYGMVLNAVLKWVESNMNPKTSRVFFVTMSPTHTRSKDWGDDTDGNCYNQTTPIKDLSYWGPGTSKGLMRVIGEVFGASKIPVGVVNITQLSEYRKDAHTQIYKKQWNPLTTEQIVDPKSYADCTHWCLPGLQDTWNELLYSKLFFP